From a single Brassica oleracea var. oleracea cultivar TO1000 chromosome C5, BOL, whole genome shotgun sequence genomic region:
- the LOC106295147 gene encoding NADH dehydrogenase [ubiquinone] 1 alpha subcomplex subunit 6-like, whose product MAAPFTLRKIGVPPNSANLTEARRRVFDFFRAACRSLPTVMDIYNLQDVVAPSQLRFAISAQIRNNAHVTDPKVIDLLLFKGMEELTDIVDHAKQRHHIIGQYVVGEGLVQNTGSKDRGKSDFLKNFYTSNYF is encoded by the exons ATGGCAGCACCTTTCACGTTGAGGAAGATCGGAGTTCCGCCGAACTCAGCTAACCTGACGGAGGCTCGCCGCCGTGTTTTCGATTTCTTCAGAGCTGCGTGTAGATCCCTCCCCACCGTAATGGACATTTACAATCTACAAGATGTCGTCGCGCCTTCTCAGCTCCGCTTTGCGATCTCTGCTCAGATTCGTAATAACGCTCACGTCACCGATCCTAAG GTAATTGATCTTCTGTTATTCAAGGGAATGGAAGAGCTTACTGACATTGTGGATCACGCAAAGCAGCGTCACCACATTATTGGTCAGTACGTGGTGGGTGAAGGGCTCGTCCAGAATACTGGAAGCAAGGATCGAGGGAAGTCTGATTTTCTCAAGAACTTCTACACCAGCAACTACTTTTGA
- the LOC106295146 gene encoding transcription factor TGA6 isoform X3, with the protein MMLAGASDSSDRSKDKLDQKTLRRLAQNREAARKSRLRKKAYVQQLENSRLKLTQLEQELQRARQQGVFISSSGDQAHSTGGNGALAFDAEYSRWLEEKNRQMNELRSALNAHAGDTELRTIVDGVMAHYEELFRIKSNAAKNDVFHILSGMWKTPAERCFLWLGGFRSSELLKLLANQLEPMTERQVVGINSLQQTSQQAEDALSQGMESLQQSLAETLSSGTLGSSSSDNVASYMGQMAMAMGQLGTLEGFIRQADNLRLQTLQQMIRVLTTRQSARALLAIHDYSSRLRALSSLWLARPRE; encoded by the exons ATGATGCTTGCCGGTGCTTCTGATTCCAGTGATCGATCAAAAGATAAGTTGGATCAAAAG ACCCTTCGTAGGCTTGCTCAAAATCGTGAGGCAGCAAGGAAAAGTAGACTGAGGAAGAAG GCGTATGTTCAGCAGCTGGAGAACAGCCGATTGAAGCTGACTCAACTTGAGCAAGAGCTGCAAAGAGCAAGGCAGCAG GGAGTTTTCATCTCAAGCTCTGGAGACCAAGCCCATTCTACAGGTGGAAATG GGGCTTTGGCATTTGATGCCGAATATTCACGATGGCTTGAAGAAAAGAACAGGCAAATGAACGAGCTGAGATCTGCTCTGAATGCTCACGCTGGTGATACCGAGCTCCGGACAATTGTGGATGGAGTGATGGCTCACTATGAGGAGCTTTTCAGGATTAAAAGCAATGCAGCTAAGAACGATGTCTTCCATATACTATCTGGAATGTGGAAAACGCCAGCTGAGAGATGTTTCTTGTGGCTTGGCGGGTTCCGTTCATCAGAACTTCTCAAG CTTCTTGCGAATCAGCTGGAGCCAATGACAGAGCGACAGGTGGTGGGCATCAACAGCTTGCAGCAGACGTCCCAGCAGGCTGAAGATGCGTTATCTCAAGGGATGGAGAGTTTACAGCAATCGTTAGCTGAGACTTTGTCTAGTGGAACTCTTGGTTCAAGTTCGTCTGATAATGTTGCGAGCTACATGGGTCAGATGGCCATGGCGATGGGGCAGTTAGGTACACTTGAAGGATTTATCCGCCAG GCTGATAACTTGAGGCTGCAAACACTGCAACAGATGATTAGAGTGTTAACAACGCGTCAGTCAGCTCGTGCTCTTCTTGCTATACATGATTATTCATCTCGACTACGGGCCCTTAGTTCCTTGTGGCTTGCCAGGCCAAGAGAGTGA
- the LOC106295146 gene encoding transcription factor TGA6 isoform X2: MQSERGQMMLAGASDSSDRSKDKLDQKTLRRLAQNREAARKSRLRKKAYVQQLENSRLKLTQLEQELQRARQQGVFISSSGDQAHSTGGNGALAFDAEYSRWLEEKNRQMNELRSALNAHAGDTELRTIVDGVMAHYEELFRIKSNAAKNDVFHILSGMWKTPAERCFLWLGGFRSSELLKLLANQLEPMTERQVVGINSLQQTSQQAEDALSQGMESLQQSLAETLSSGTLGSSSSDNVASYMGQMAMAMGQLGTLEGFIRQADNLRLQTLQQMIRVLTTRQSARALLAIHDYSSRLRALSSLWLARPRE; the protein is encoded by the exons ATGCAGTCCGAGAGAGGGCAAATGATGCTTGCCGGTGCTTCTGATTCCAGTGATCGATCAAAAGATAAGTTGGATCAAAAG ACCCTTCGTAGGCTTGCTCAAAATCGTGAGGCAGCAAGGAAAAGTAGACTGAGGAAGAAG GCGTATGTTCAGCAGCTGGAGAACAGCCGATTGAAGCTGACTCAACTTGAGCAAGAGCTGCAAAGAGCAAGGCAGCAG GGAGTTTTCATCTCAAGCTCTGGAGACCAAGCCCATTCTACAGGTGGAAATG GGGCTTTGGCATTTGATGCCGAATATTCACGATGGCTTGAAGAAAAGAACAGGCAAATGAACGAGCTGAGATCTGCTCTGAATGCTCACGCTGGTGATACCGAGCTCCGGACAATTGTGGATGGAGTGATGGCTCACTATGAGGAGCTTTTCAGGATTAAAAGCAATGCAGCTAAGAACGATGTCTTCCATATACTATCTGGAATGTGGAAAACGCCAGCTGAGAGATGTTTCTTGTGGCTTGGCGGGTTCCGTTCATCAGAACTTCTCAAG CTTCTTGCGAATCAGCTGGAGCCAATGACAGAGCGACAGGTGGTGGGCATCAACAGCTTGCAGCAGACGTCCCAGCAGGCTGAAGATGCGTTATCTCAAGGGATGGAGAGTTTACAGCAATCGTTAGCTGAGACTTTGTCTAGTGGAACTCTTGGTTCAAGTTCGTCTGATAATGTTGCGAGCTACATGGGTCAGATGGCCATGGCGATGGGGCAGTTAGGTACACTTGAAGGATTTATCCGCCAG GCTGATAACTTGAGGCTGCAAACACTGCAACAGATGATTAGAGTGTTAACAACGCGTCAGTCAGCTCGTGCTCTTCTTGCTATACATGATTATTCATCTCGACTACGGGCCCTTAGTTCCTTGTGGCTTGCCAGGCCAAGAGAGTGA
- the LOC106295146 gene encoding transcription factor TGA6 isoform X1 produces the protein MADTSSRTDASTDGYTDPRDLGSERGQMMLAGASDSSDRSKDKLDQKTLRRLAQNREAARKSRLRKKAYVQQLENSRLKLTQLEQELQRARQQGVFISSSGDQAHSTGGNGALAFDAEYSRWLEEKNRQMNELRSALNAHAGDTELRTIVDGVMAHYEELFRIKSNAAKNDVFHILSGMWKTPAERCFLWLGGFRSSELLKLLANQLEPMTERQVVGINSLQQTSQQAEDALSQGMESLQQSLAETLSSGTLGSSSSDNVASYMGQMAMAMGQLGTLEGFIRQADNLRLQTLQQMIRVLTTRQSARALLAIHDYSSRLRALSSLWLARPRE, from the exons ATGGCTGATACCAGTTCAAGGACTGATGCCTCAACTGACGGCTACACAGATCCTAGAGATCTGGGG TCCGAGAGAGGGCAAATGATGCTTGCCGGTGCTTCTGATTCCAGTGATCGATCAAAAGATAAGTTGGATCAAAAG ACCCTTCGTAGGCTTGCTCAAAATCGTGAGGCAGCAAGGAAAAGTAGACTGAGGAAGAAG GCGTATGTTCAGCAGCTGGAGAACAGCCGATTGAAGCTGACTCAACTTGAGCAAGAGCTGCAAAGAGCAAGGCAGCAG GGAGTTTTCATCTCAAGCTCTGGAGACCAAGCCCATTCTACAGGTGGAAATG GGGCTTTGGCATTTGATGCCGAATATTCACGATGGCTTGAAGAAAAGAACAGGCAAATGAACGAGCTGAGATCTGCTCTGAATGCTCACGCTGGTGATACCGAGCTCCGGACAATTGTGGATGGAGTGATGGCTCACTATGAGGAGCTTTTCAGGATTAAAAGCAATGCAGCTAAGAACGATGTCTTCCATATACTATCTGGAATGTGGAAAACGCCAGCTGAGAGATGTTTCTTGTGGCTTGGCGGGTTCCGTTCATCAGAACTTCTCAAG CTTCTTGCGAATCAGCTGGAGCCAATGACAGAGCGACAGGTGGTGGGCATCAACAGCTTGCAGCAGACGTCCCAGCAGGCTGAAGATGCGTTATCTCAAGGGATGGAGAGTTTACAGCAATCGTTAGCTGAGACTTTGTCTAGTGGAACTCTTGGTTCAAGTTCGTCTGATAATGTTGCGAGCTACATGGGTCAGATGGCCATGGCGATGGGGCAGTTAGGTACACTTGAAGGATTTATCCGCCAG GCTGATAACTTGAGGCTGCAAACACTGCAACAGATGATTAGAGTGTTAACAACGCGTCAGTCAGCTCGTGCTCTTCTTGCTATACATGATTATTCATCTCGACTACGGGCCCTTAGTTCCTTGTGGCTTGCCAGGCCAAGAGAGTGA
- the LOC106295146 gene encoding transcription factor TGA6 isoform X5, which translates to MADTSSRTDASTDGYTDPRDLGSERGQMMLAGASDSSDRSKDKLDQKTLRRLAQNREAARKSRLRKKAYVQQLENSRLKLTQLEQELQRARQQGVFISSSGDQAHSTGGNGALAFDAEYSRWLEEKNRQMNELRSALNAHAGDTELRTIVDGVMAHYEELFRIKSNAAKNDVFHILSGMWKTPAERCFLWLGGFRSSELLKLLANQLEPMTERQVVGINSLQQTSQQAEDALSQGMESLQQSLAETLSSGTLGSSSSDNVASYMGQMAMAMGQLGTLEGFIRQGMHFLVTG; encoded by the exons ATGGCTGATACCAGTTCAAGGACTGATGCCTCAACTGACGGCTACACAGATCCTAGAGATCTGGGG TCCGAGAGAGGGCAAATGATGCTTGCCGGTGCTTCTGATTCCAGTGATCGATCAAAAGATAAGTTGGATCAAAAG ACCCTTCGTAGGCTTGCTCAAAATCGTGAGGCAGCAAGGAAAAGTAGACTGAGGAAGAAG GCGTATGTTCAGCAGCTGGAGAACAGCCGATTGAAGCTGACTCAACTTGAGCAAGAGCTGCAAAGAGCAAGGCAGCAG GGAGTTTTCATCTCAAGCTCTGGAGACCAAGCCCATTCTACAGGTGGAAATG GGGCTTTGGCATTTGATGCCGAATATTCACGATGGCTTGAAGAAAAGAACAGGCAAATGAACGAGCTGAGATCTGCTCTGAATGCTCACGCTGGTGATACCGAGCTCCGGACAATTGTGGATGGAGTGATGGCTCACTATGAGGAGCTTTTCAGGATTAAAAGCAATGCAGCTAAGAACGATGTCTTCCATATACTATCTGGAATGTGGAAAACGCCAGCTGAGAGATGTTTCTTGTGGCTTGGCGGGTTCCGTTCATCAGAACTTCTCAAG CTTCTTGCGAATCAGCTGGAGCCAATGACAGAGCGACAGGTGGTGGGCATCAACAGCTTGCAGCAGACGTCCCAGCAGGCTGAAGATGCGTTATCTCAAGGGATGGAGAGTTTACAGCAATCGTTAGCTGAGACTTTGTCTAGTGGAACTCTTGGTTCAAGTTCGTCTGATAATGTTGCGAGCTACATGGGTCAGATGGCCATGGCGATGGGGCAGTTAGGTACACTTGAAGGATTTATCCGCCAG GGCATGCATTTCTTGGTGACAGGCTGA
- the LOC106295146 gene encoding transcription factor TGA6 isoform X4, which produces MADTSSRTDASTDGYTDPRDLGSERGQMMLAGASDSSDRSKDKLDQKTLRRLAQNREAARKSRLRKKAYVQQLENSRLKLTQLEQELQRARQQGVFISSSGDQAHSTGGNGALAFDAEYSRWLEEKNRQMNELRSALNAHAGDTELRTIVDGVMAHYEELFRIKSNAAKNDVFHILSGMWKTPAERCFLWLGGFRSSELLKLLANQLEPMTERQVVGINSLQQTSQQAEDALSQGMESLQQSLAETLSSGTLGSSSSDNVASYMGQMAMAMGQLGTLEGFIRQVSVCYWSS; this is translated from the exons ATGGCTGATACCAGTTCAAGGACTGATGCCTCAACTGACGGCTACACAGATCCTAGAGATCTGGGG TCCGAGAGAGGGCAAATGATGCTTGCCGGTGCTTCTGATTCCAGTGATCGATCAAAAGATAAGTTGGATCAAAAG ACCCTTCGTAGGCTTGCTCAAAATCGTGAGGCAGCAAGGAAAAGTAGACTGAGGAAGAAG GCGTATGTTCAGCAGCTGGAGAACAGCCGATTGAAGCTGACTCAACTTGAGCAAGAGCTGCAAAGAGCAAGGCAGCAG GGAGTTTTCATCTCAAGCTCTGGAGACCAAGCCCATTCTACAGGTGGAAATG GGGCTTTGGCATTTGATGCCGAATATTCACGATGGCTTGAAGAAAAGAACAGGCAAATGAACGAGCTGAGATCTGCTCTGAATGCTCACGCTGGTGATACCGAGCTCCGGACAATTGTGGATGGAGTGATGGCTCACTATGAGGAGCTTTTCAGGATTAAAAGCAATGCAGCTAAGAACGATGTCTTCCATATACTATCTGGAATGTGGAAAACGCCAGCTGAGAGATGTTTCTTGTGGCTTGGCGGGTTCCGTTCATCAGAACTTCTCAAG CTTCTTGCGAATCAGCTGGAGCCAATGACAGAGCGACAGGTGGTGGGCATCAACAGCTTGCAGCAGACGTCCCAGCAGGCTGAAGATGCGTTATCTCAAGGGATGGAGAGTTTACAGCAATCGTTAGCTGAGACTTTGTCTAGTGGAACTCTTGGTTCAAGTTCGTCTGATAATGTTGCGAGCTACATGGGTCAGATGGCCATGGCGATGGGGCAGTTAGGTACACTTGAAGGATTTATCCGCCAG GTATCTGTCTGTTATTGGAGTTCATAG